One stretch of Brevibacillus laterosporus DNA includes these proteins:
- a CDS encoding DUF188 domain-containing protein has protein sequence MNQKPRVLIDADACPKKALQIAVELCKENGYELITFASYNHQFQHDNHVVVDAGSQAVDIRLTNETKPGDIVVTQDIGLGAMVMGKGAKSLTPHGKIFTSDSITFDLEVRNEKARFRRGGGRTKGPHARTSVDDQHFQDALAYLMQEEGEK, from the coding sequence ATGAACCAAAAACCTAGAGTCTTAATTGATGCAGATGCTTGTCCAAAAAAGGCTCTCCAAATAGCAGTAGAGCTATGTAAAGAAAATGGCTATGAGCTGATCACCTTCGCTAGCTATAACCATCAGTTTCAGCATGACAATCATGTGGTTGTTGATGCAGGCTCGCAGGCAGTGGACATCAGATTGACCAATGAAACGAAACCAGGCGATATTGTGGTGACGCAGGATATCGGTTTGGGTGCTATGGTAATGGGAAAGGGAGCCAAATCTCTGACGCCACATGGAAAAATTTTCACTTCCGATAGCATTACGTTTGATTTGGAAGTACGTAATGAAAAGGCTCGTTTCCGGCGTGGTGGCGGACGGACAAAGGGTCCACATGCTAGAACTTCAGTAGACGACCAACATTTTCAGGATGCACTTGCGTACCTGATGCAAGAGGAAGGGGAAAAATGA
- a CDS encoding cytochrome ubiquinol oxidase subunit I, with protein MDQILIARSTFGMTMGFHIIFASLGVGLPLMILIAELLYQRTKDTDYSLMAKRWTKGQAILLGIAIPSGTISGVQLSLLWPGFMEVVGRVISLPFQIEIFAFFLEALFLSIYVYAAHRLSPKMRILSVLLVLIGATASAVLITNVHAFEGTPTGFHLVNGEVVDVDPWKAFFNPSFFVTAGHVVVSAYMTGAFVIASIAAYKMLRVKKSSREYAFHQKALLMGLVMGGTFSLLTGINGHDSAQYLHQYQPEKLAAAEGLFETQSHAPLVIGGVTDEETKQVKYGLEIPWLLSVLAGNTPNEVVIGLNDFPREEWPPLFIHTLFNFMVIVGGALIFVGFIGFAWKKWLKHSHYPRWVMWIFVLSGPLSMLGIEAGWIFACTGRQPWILYRVMKTAEATTQSQGLGTLFLLFLGIYLFLAVATILVFRYYFRRHPISLEGEA; from the coding sequence ATGGATCAAATTTTGATCGCCAGAAGCACCTTTGGTATGACCATGGGCTTTCATATTATTTTTGCTTCGCTTGGAGTTGGCTTGCCACTGATGATTCTAATCGCAGAGCTGTTGTATCAACGCACGAAAGACACCGACTATTCGCTAATGGCAAAGCGTTGGACCAAAGGACAAGCCATTTTACTTGGAATAGCTATTCCCTCAGGAACAATCTCGGGTGTGCAATTATCCTTATTGTGGCCCGGTTTTATGGAGGTCGTGGGCAGAGTTATATCCCTGCCATTTCAAATTGAAATCTTTGCTTTTTTCTTAGAAGCCTTATTTTTGTCTATCTATGTCTATGCTGCACATCGCCTATCCCCAAAAATGCGTATCCTAAGTGTACTACTGGTTTTGATCGGTGCAACCGCATCAGCTGTGCTCATTACCAATGTACATGCCTTCGAAGGTACCCCGACTGGTTTTCATTTGGTCAATGGAGAAGTCGTTGACGTAGACCCTTGGAAGGCCTTTTTTAACCCCAGCTTTTTTGTCACAGCGGGGCATGTAGTCGTTTCCGCCTATATGACAGGAGCATTTGTAATCGCATCCATTGCTGCCTACAAAATGCTACGGGTCAAAAAGTCCTCGCGTGAGTATGCGTTCCATCAAAAAGCCTTATTGATGGGTCTTGTGATGGGCGGTACATTTTCTTTATTAACAGGCATCAATGGACATGACTCGGCTCAATATCTGCACCAATATCAACCAGAAAAGCTAGCCGCTGCAGAGGGCTTATTTGAAACACAGTCACATGCTCCCCTTGTAATTGGTGGTGTTACAGATGAGGAGACAAAGCAGGTTAAGTATGGACTCGAAATTCCCTGGTTGCTAAGCGTGCTAGCTGGAAATACGCCAAATGAAGTGGTCATTGGCCTGAATGATTTTCCTCGGGAAGAATGGCCACCGCTATTTATCCATACGCTGTTTAATTTTATGGTCATCGTGGGCGGTGCTCTCATTTTTGTTGGATTTATCGGTTTTGCTTGGAAAAAATGGCTCAAACATTCTCATTATCCTAGATGGGTAATGTGGATTTTTGTCCTTAGTGGTCCGCTTTCCATGCTAGGCATTGAAGCTGGCTGGATTTTCGCATGCACAGGACGTCAGCCTTGGATTTTATACCGTGTCATGAAGACGGCTGAGGCCACTACACAATCACAGGGCTTAGGAACGCTATTCCTGCTGTTCTTAGGCATCTATCTATTCCTCGCCGTCGCAACAATTCTGGTGTTCCGTTATTATTTCCGTCGACATCCCATTAGTTTGGAGGGAGAAGCATGA
- a CDS encoding tetratricopeptide repeat protein has product MVLKETEKSVYEWGKGVIAQSDQSFYQAASYFLESINFARRTSNPLLLIRPLISLGELYVTQELPHKAISYLDEAYQLTLEHEITGIPRIALHYTIGYMHVRLDEYYSGIEKFQQAEKINQAYDLLYKSGEIYTGIAVCYRHLEQYEMAEQFNFKALEALQLYNDSKKKARIAGVYNNLGIVYRCRQKYDLSVSHLEKAIQLHKEKGSVHWMNNSMVELSKVYNQTEKYKEAKTLCQAVIENNTSEHTLAEALLTLAESLCHLGEKDQALQSIDQALSYFSNRPNNRFFLKSSRLFTKMAFEYGKQPEIVSIYDKYFAIRV; this is encoded by the coding sequence ATGGTGCTGAAAGAAACAGAGAAAAGTGTTTATGAATGGGGAAAGGGGGTAATTGCTCAATCAGATCAGAGTTTTTACCAAGCGGCTTCCTACTTTCTGGAAAGTATCAATTTTGCTAGGCGAACATCAAATCCTTTGTTACTCATCCGTCCTCTTATCTCTTTGGGAGAACTTTATGTTACGCAAGAACTGCCTCATAAAGCTATTTCATATTTGGATGAGGCTTATCAATTAACCCTTGAACATGAAATCACAGGAATACCTAGAATTGCGCTACATTACACAATAGGATATATGCATGTAAGATTAGATGAATATTACTCAGGTATTGAAAAATTCCAACAAGCTGAAAAGATAAATCAAGCATATGATTTATTATACAAAAGTGGAGAAATTTACACAGGAATTGCTGTCTGTTATCGACATTTGGAACAATACGAGATGGCAGAACAATTCAATTTTAAGGCTCTTGAAGCTCTACAATTGTATAACGATTCCAAGAAAAAAGCCCGCATTGCAGGTGTATATAACAATCTTGGAATTGTTTATAGATGCAGACAAAAATACGATTTGTCTGTCTCTCATCTTGAAAAAGCTATCCAGCTTCATAAAGAGAAGGGATCAGTACATTGGATGAACAACTCAATGGTTGAATTATCAAAAGTATATAATCAAACGGAAAAATATAAAGAAGCAAAAACGCTTTGTCAAGCCGTTATTGAAAACAATACAAGTGAACATACTCTAGCTGAAGCGCTATTAACCCTTGCAGAATCGCTTTGTCACTTAGGAGAAAAAGATCAGGCACTGCAATCCATCGATCAAGCTTTGTCTTATTTCTCTAATAGACCAAATAATAGATTCTTTTTAAAATCGTCTCGCCTATTTACCAAAATGGCGTTTGAATATGGAAAACAACCAGAAATAGTAAGTATTTACGATAAATATTTTGCAATCCGTGTATAA
- a CDS encoding phosphatase PAP2 family protein has protein sequence MGKGEIKGPSLFYSKFSLILAGALFIAFFWITYIVIGLRSNGMDEWGIRLSKEVRDPLLSTIMNAITQLGDVYILVIVVVLLFAGWWNKHRLESLFFLGTLVYGFLGKEILKRTIMRERPIDVNLIDLPSSWSFPSGHTTFSTLFFGMGAYLFWKNQRGRQNAWIWPTIGIAIPLLVGCSRIYLGVHFFSDVVAAWLYSSGCILVSAYLYEKRLATRGVLSTHKNK, from the coding sequence ATGGGAAAAGGTGAAATAAAAGGCCCCTCGCTCTTTTATAGTAAATTTTCACTTATCCTTGCAGGCGCTTTATTTATCGCATTCTTTTGGATCACGTATATCGTAATCGGGCTTCGTTCGAATGGGATGGATGAGTGGGGCATTAGGTTGAGTAAAGAAGTACGCGATCCGCTCCTATCAACGATTATGAATGCCATTACCCAGTTGGGAGATGTGTATATCTTAGTAATTGTCGTTGTCCTGTTATTTGCTGGTTGGTGGAATAAACACAGGTTAGAGTCCTTATTTTTTTTAGGCACACTTGTTTATGGCTTTTTAGGAAAAGAAATTTTGAAAAGAACGATCATGCGTGAGCGACCTATTGATGTAAATCTGATCGATCTGCCCTCTTCTTGGTCTTTCCCCAGTGGACATACGACTTTTAGTACCTTGTTTTTTGGAATGGGAGCTTATCTGTTTTGGAAGAACCAGCGTGGACGTCAAAACGCATGGATCTGGCCTACGATAGGTATTGCAATCCCACTATTGGTTGGATGTAGCCGAATTTACTTAGGGGTTCATTTTTTTAGTGATGTCGTGGCAGCTTGGTTATATTCCAGTGGATGTATTTTGGTGTCTGCCTATTTATATGAAAAAAGGTTGGCTACAAGAGGTGTACTATCCACCCATAAAAATAAGTAG
- a CDS encoding ABC transporter substrate-binding protein, with product MKRFLILGIVLCLGLTCFLSGCSSSSTNKIRVGEVTRSLFYAPQYVALEKGFFKEEGLEVELTTTWGGDKTMTALLSDGIDVALVGSETSIYVDLQGAQDAVINFAQLTQTDGTFLLARTKPDQFSWDQVRGKVFLGQRKGGMPQMVGEFVLRKNSIDPHIDTSLLQNIDFKNIPSAFASGTGDYVQLFEPTASQFEQESIGHVVASFGKESGNVPYTSYMAKQSYIQTNQKKVQSFTNAIYKGQQWVNSHSAEEVAKVITPYFSDVKPEILIRSIKRYQEQDSYPTNPLLKKADWELLQKIMKTAGELKQSAPYEKLVNETFAKQALGGK from the coding sequence ATGAAACGTTTCCTTATCCTAGGCATTGTTCTTTGCCTAGGTCTTACCTGTTTTTTGAGCGGTTGCTCCAGTAGTAGTACGAATAAAATCCGAGTCGGAGAGGTAACTCGCTCCCTATTCTACGCTCCTCAATACGTCGCTCTGGAAAAAGGATTTTTTAAAGAAGAAGGATTGGAGGTTGAATTGACAACAACATGGGGAGGCGACAAAACCATGACTGCTTTGCTATCAGACGGGATTGATGTAGCACTAGTCGGTTCGGAAACCAGTATCTACGTTGATCTTCAAGGCGCTCAAGATGCTGTCATTAATTTTGCTCAGCTTACCCAAACCGATGGGACATTTCTTCTTGCTAGGACCAAACCAGATCAATTCTCTTGGGATCAAGTAAGAGGCAAGGTATTCCTCGGTCAACGAAAAGGTGGCATGCCCCAGATGGTAGGCGAATTTGTACTGAGAAAAAACAGCATCGATCCCCACATAGATACATCCCTTCTCCAAAACATTGATTTTAAAAACATTCCTTCCGCATTCGCCTCAGGTACTGGAGATTATGTGCAGCTCTTTGAACCAACAGCATCTCAATTTGAACAAGAGAGCATAGGTCACGTGGTCGCCTCATTTGGTAAAGAAAGCGGTAATGTTCCTTACACCAGCTATATGGCCAAACAAAGCTATATTCAGACAAATCAAAAAAAAGTCCAGAGTTTTACTAACGCCATTTACAAAGGGCAACAATGGGTAAATTCTCATTCCGCAGAAGAAGTCGCAAAAGTGATTACGCCCTATTTTTCTGACGTAAAACCAGAAATCCTCATACGTTCCATCAAACGTTACCAAGAGCAAGATTCCTATCCAACAAATCCCTTACTCAAAAAAGCCGACTGGGAATTATTACAGAAAATCATGAAAACTGCCGGAGAGCTCAAACAATCAGCACCCTATGAAAAGCTAGTGAATGAAACGTTTGCCAAACAGGCGTTGGGGGGGAAATAA
- a CDS encoding transposase, whose translation MSIIKQGSLFDIQELFDLEPPKRFEAIFSTLDIEPLLFSISKKSIYGAPTELNYAAMLYSLVARIVERIPTVKDLRKRLKHDFIFRMECGFLFSDNLPSEASYSRLVQKLSETAHLNKVQDKLLLQAIQEGFIGDEAIAIDATHFESRDRGVAKEKKTKPELKKRGRKSKAEKDIYDKQKQEKEAQKSLYEKTIAAQLDVTLEDLRYQVPIKPAWGIKKNSDGKNMFWFGYKAHLAVSTKSQYILCSLMSSGSMNDGKAAIPLLKGIQTVLPNHMRYAIMDAGYDYVPIYQQIGRMNAQAIIAYNKRNEGEMVGFDSHFAPTCVRECSYRYDSYDKKYKTLKFVRPKECKDCPLNQDSLCQKVYKIKAETDLRKYTAPARGTKTWEELYDQRTAVERVHAYLKEFFQLNNVRYRTGKRAKVHFDLVTLVYNASKLAVDRIRRNWQVG comes from the coding sequence ATGTCTATTATAAAACAAGGAAGCCTATTTGATATACAGGAATTATTCGACTTAGAACCTCCCAAACGTTTTGAGGCTATTTTCTCCACTCTTGACATTGAACCGCTTCTTTTCTCTATTTCCAAAAAGTCGATCTATGGTGCTCCTACCGAGTTGAATTATGCTGCCATGCTATATTCTCTGGTCGCTCGAATCGTAGAACGAATTCCCACTGTGAAAGATTTACGAAAACGACTAAAACATGACTTTATCTTTCGAATGGAATGCGGTTTTCTGTTTTCTGACAATCTTCCTTCCGAGGCATCGTACTCTCGTCTCGTTCAGAAGCTTTCTGAAACAGCACACCTCAATAAAGTCCAAGACAAGTTACTGTTGCAAGCGATACAGGAAGGGTTCATAGGCGATGAAGCAATTGCCATCGATGCAACCCATTTTGAATCCCGTGATCGAGGTGTGGCAAAAGAAAAAAAGACGAAACCAGAATTGAAAAAACGTGGACGTAAATCAAAAGCAGAAAAAGATATCTACGACAAGCAAAAGCAAGAAAAGGAAGCCCAGAAGTCCTTATATGAAAAAACCATTGCAGCTCAACTGGATGTGACGTTGGAGGACCTACGGTACCAAGTTCCTATCAAACCTGCTTGGGGAATAAAGAAAAATAGTGATGGAAAGAACATGTTTTGGTTTGGATACAAAGCTCATCTTGCAGTCAGTACGAAAAGTCAATATATTCTTTGCTCCCTCATGTCCTCTGGAAGTATGAACGATGGGAAAGCAGCGATTCCTTTGTTGAAAGGAATTCAAACTGTCCTTCCCAATCACATGCGATATGCAATCATGGATGCGGGATATGACTATGTCCCGATCTATCAACAAATCGGACGAATGAACGCACAAGCGATTATTGCTTACAACAAGCGGAATGAAGGAGAAATGGTTGGATTCGATTCACATTTTGCGCCAACTTGTGTCCGAGAATGCTCTTATCGTTACGACAGTTATGATAAGAAGTACAAAACGTTGAAATTTGTACGGCCAAAAGAATGTAAAGACTGTCCATTGAATCAGGATTCTCTCTGTCAAAAAGTCTATAAAATTAAGGCTGAAACCGATCTTCGAAAGTACACCGCGCCAGCCAGAGGAACAAAAACGTGGGAAGAACTATATGACCAGAGAACAGCCGTAGAGCGAGTACATGCTTATTTGAAGGAGTTCTTTCAGCTAAACAATGTCCGATATCGCACAGGAAAGAGGGCAAAAGTCCATTTTGACTTGGTTACTCTTGTTTATAATGCATCCAAGTTAGCAGTGGATCGAATTCGTAGGAACTGGCAAGTAGGATGA
- the rnz gene encoding ribonuclease Z produces MQIVFLGTSSGAPTTKRNVSGIGLRFMERGTWWLIDCGEGTQHQIMRSVLNISQLENIFITHLHGDHLYGLIGMLASRSLRGADTGGITLYGPKGIDEYVQAIMRISPVHLQYPLIIKVVEEGVIYEDDTIIVEATKVRHRVPAFAYSMMEKPRPGSFKIELAKEAGIPKGPMYAQLKAGESIQLEDGRFFHGKDFVNPPQPGLKVAFSGDTIPCPNMVRLAQGADMLVHESTYVHQHLDLAERSGHSTAKQAAEIAVAAEVKGLLLTHLSPRYDTEDGPITLDDMLQEAQEIFPNTQIAQDLSVYEVKRTRLL; encoded by the coding sequence ATGCAGATTGTTTTTCTTGGAACTAGCTCGGGAGCCCCTACCACTAAGCGGAATGTATCAGGTATTGGACTTCGTTTCATGGAGAGAGGCACGTGGTGGCTCATTGATTGTGGAGAAGGCACGCAACACCAAATCATGCGTTCCGTGCTGAATATTTCGCAGTTGGAAAATATATTTATTACGCATTTGCATGGCGATCATTTATATGGATTAATTGGTATGCTTGCCAGTCGCTCTCTACGCGGAGCTGATACGGGGGGAATTACTCTATATGGTCCAAAAGGCATCGACGAGTATGTACAGGCCATCATGCGTATTAGCCCGGTTCATTTACAGTATCCCCTTATCATTAAAGTGGTGGAAGAAGGGGTTATTTACGAGGATGATACCATTATTGTGGAAGCGACAAAGGTGAGGCATCGTGTTCCAGCCTTTGCCTATTCGATGATGGAGAAGCCGCGTCCAGGTTCGTTTAAGATTGAGTTAGCAAAAGAGGCGGGAATTCCCAAAGGTCCTATGTATGCTCAACTTAAAGCAGGAGAGAGTATTCAATTAGAAGATGGAAGGTTTTTTCATGGCAAAGACTTTGTAAATCCACCTCAACCTGGTCTCAAGGTAGCGTTTAGTGGAGATACTATACCGTGTCCTAATATGGTGCGTTTAGCCCAAGGAGCAGACATGCTCGTCCATGAATCTACCTATGTTCATCAGCATCTAGATTTAGCTGAACGCAGTGGTCATTCGACAGCTAAACAAGCAGCAGAAATCGCTGTTGCAGCAGAAGTGAAAGGCTTGTTGCTTACACATTTGAGTCCGCGTTATGATACTGAAGACGGACCGATTACCCTTGATGATATGCTACAGGAAGCGCAGGAGATTTTTCCAAATACGCAAATCGCACAAGACCTTAGTGTTTATGAAGTGAAGAGAACGCGGTTGTTGTAA
- a CDS encoding alpha/beta hydrolase: MHEDVSQSPFFPVGYPEHVQCQFPYHHFYYPYPSSHPLSPPITFVLVHGAWGDCGYWYNTAEELCKMGNTVFTPNLPGHGRDTNKAVSHEDYVKSVIDFIEERNLYNFVLVGHSFGGTVISKVAEQIPGRIRQLVFMDAFVVRNGYSAADEIPPEGKALWAELAKKSPDNAIMLPFQIWRETFMNTADLELATEIYQTVTPEPAGPLFQKLDLSAFYSLDIPKSYYYLMEDTAVPQGEQYGWHPHMSSRLGLFRLIKSKGDHMTSFYTMPTMIANNLVRAGRD; this comes from the coding sequence ATGCACGAGGATGTAAGTCAGAGCCCTTTTTTTCCTGTAGGTTATCCTGAACATGTACAATGCCAATTTCCTTACCACCATTTTTATTATCCTTATCCAAGCAGCCATCCCTTATCACCTCCTATTACCTTTGTTTTAGTTCACGGAGCTTGGGGGGATTGCGGTTATTGGTATAATACAGCGGAAGAACTGTGTAAGATGGGTAACACAGTTTTTACACCAAATTTGCCGGGACATGGGAGAGATACGAATAAAGCAGTATCTCATGAGGATTATGTAAAATCCGTCATTGACTTCATAGAAGAAAGAAATTTATATAACTTTGTTCTTGTTGGGCATAGCTTTGGTGGAACGGTGATCTCTAAAGTGGCTGAACAGATTCCCGGAAGAATCAGACAGCTTGTATTTATGGACGCGTTCGTTGTGCGTAATGGCTATAGTGCTGCGGATGAAATACCACCAGAAGGAAAGGCTCTTTGGGCGGAACTTGCCAAAAAATCACCAGATAATGCAATTATGTTACCTTTTCAAATCTGGCGGGAAACATTTATGAATACAGCTGATCTCGAGCTGGCTACGGAGATATATCAGACTGTCACTCCAGAACCAGCAGGGCCATTATTTCAGAAGCTGGATCTTTCGGCATTCTACAGTCTTGATATCCCAAAAAGCTACTACTACCTCATGGAGGATACGGCTGTTCCGCAAGGTGAGCAGTACGGATGGCATCCACACATGTCCAGTCGTCTTGGGCTGTTTCGATTGATAAAATCGAAAGGGGATCATATGACATCTTTTTATACCATGCCAACTATGATTGCCAATAATCTGGTAAGAGCAGGTAGAGATTAA
- a CDS encoding DMT family transporter, protein MASDLFCVMPCFLLGYSVVYSWLTYQLCWDWDVYLPYYSVTLSAEVFTLTRFLMVLPILFGLVYMTERNVKIRLKDIPAFLLAALVGISLYQTLFVASLRYTTASNSSLLIAMSPLFTVIGLLLTKKEKATPTRVIGSFVAVMGVFMIKGLGDVPFQFSWDSLRGDIIALLASMLFGIYPFTLTRLQKTYTALTITLYTALFGSIFLAIYSGADWLRTDFTTLPVATWGSLLFAAYPVTAYSLVVWNYGIEKVGSSRVMPYMYLVPVTAIVIAMLWIDEGMNIWQACGAFFILLGVGVVRQGEQWLHGWKQRSSSKRQQPFSSFLSGDTRL, encoded by the coding sequence ATGGCGTCAGATTTGTTTTGCGTTATGCCATGTTTCTTGCTGGGCTATTCTGTTGTTTATAGCTGGCTTACATATCAACTGTGTTGGGATTGGGATGTATATCTCCCGTACTATTCTGTAACGTTATCGGCTGAGGTCTTCACGTTAACCCGTTTTTTGATGGTTCTTCCTATATTATTTGGGCTAGTGTATATGACAGAACGCAACGTGAAAATTCGTTTGAAAGATATCCCTGCCTTTTTACTTGCCGCCTTAGTGGGAATTTCACTCTACCAAACGTTATTTGTTGCGTCATTACGTTATACGACTGCGTCTAATTCATCCCTGTTAATCGCAATGTCTCCATTGTTTACTGTTATTGGGCTGTTGCTCACCAAGAAAGAGAAAGCAACACCAACTCGGGTCATTGGCTCTTTTGTTGCCGTAATGGGCGTTTTTATGATTAAAGGGCTGGGAGATGTTCCATTTCAGTTTAGCTGGGATTCCTTGCGTGGTGATATCATTGCTTTATTAGCTAGCATGTTGTTTGGAATTTATCCTTTTACCCTTACTCGCCTGCAAAAAACGTATACCGCTCTTACCATTACCTTGTATACTGCTTTATTTGGTAGTATATTTTTAGCGATTTACAGTGGAGCAGATTGGCTTCGAACAGATTTTACGACTTTACCAGTAGCCACATGGGGATCGCTCTTATTTGCTGCTTATCCAGTCACGGCATATTCGCTTGTGGTTTGGAATTATGGGATAGAGAAAGTAGGGTCTTCCCGCGTGATGCCCTACATGTATTTAGTTCCAGTCACGGCTATTGTGATTGCGATGCTTTGGATTGATGAAGGGATGAATATCTGGCAAGCCTGTGGAGCATTCTTCATCTTGCTTGGTGTTGGTGTAGTTCGTCAAGGAGAGCAATGGTTACATGGGTGGAAGCAGCGTAGTTCGAGTAAGAGGCAACAACCTTTTTCATCATTTCTCAGTGGAGACACGCGACTTTAG
- a CDS encoding aspartyl-phosphate phosphatase Spo0E family protein, translated as MPQINSIIPSWADEVQNTQYENELLDATEALRQQLIQLYCKEGSFSSEKVVKKSQELDKYIVKIQKMGKDKKYSI; from the coding sequence GTGCCTCAAATTAATTCTATCATTCCTTCGTGGGCAGATGAAGTACAAAATACCCAATATGAAAATGAATTATTGGACGCTACAGAAGCACTACGGCAACAATTAATTCAGTTGTATTGTAAAGAAGGCTCTTTCTCAAGTGAAAAGGTTGTGAAAAAGAGCCAAGAATTAGATAAGTATATCGTCAAAATTCAAAAAATGGGAAAAGATAAAAAATACTCAATATAA
- a CDS encoding DUF2653 family protein, with amino-acid sequence METIRLLEQDLINAICLYIAEKREIEPAQVNVELMWDEEYGYSAEVNANGRDQVLIESNMLEALRKYLRDQMQLDPFSARIQLDIDDEEGMIALVSYNS; translated from the coding sequence ATGGAAACAATAAGATTATTGGAACAAGACCTTATTAATGCAATCTGTCTATATATTGCTGAGAAAAGAGAGATCGAGCCTGCTCAAGTAAATGTTGAGTTAATGTGGGATGAAGAATATGGTTATTCGGCAGAAGTGAATGCAAATGGACGTGATCAGGTGCTGATTGAGTCCAACATGTTAGAGGCCCTGCGCAAGTATTTACGGGATCAGATGCAACTAGATCCATTCTCGGCGCGTATCCAGCTAGACATTGATGACGAAGAGGGCATGATTGCCCTCGTTAGCTATAACTCATAA
- a CDS encoding XRE family transcriptional regulator: protein MGRNETLIYTSLGDLIKKKREKIGMSLSELSRLTRISKGVLHYIETGETKRPELKTLKPIADVLSLPYKEIVEHYIEVEQRVEALYKLLAEANEISNIPFISKVARKILESPSEDTYTSLQRLYDHIVILTSDEIKLLLSKVITKYARQHGVPQFVANGLFQQYMIEREDLKRLEESLRDGEEILHYTDFLSREDTITYYYRMALHAYNIKRYEKCIKFGQKGFIEDTSSNELKERVALVMCHSYIHLNDHESAEECVNNFVKMGYQFVIDHSKPIRANIYLKREDYNSALPLLRECLDEATVDTYLHRLNDLLEVLSLLNDTDSIYHILTCIEEKKIFIDVNTPYKYRELGRYHKLKGEYEIKTRKFDEGITTLLASILNYEKISAYEEINQCVGIILNCQSFNQKHINTDILGNLVYIYNKINKVNV from the coding sequence ATGGGAAGGAATGAAACTTTAATTTATACATCACTGGGCGATCTGATTAAAAAGAAACGCGAAAAAATCGGGATGAGTTTATCCGAGTTATCAAGATTAACACGAATTAGCAAAGGTGTTTTACACTATATTGAAACTGGTGAAACGAAACGACCGGAATTAAAAACTCTTAAACCAATTGCGGATGTATTATCACTACCCTATAAAGAAATTGTTGAACATTACATAGAAGTGGAACAACGAGTAGAGGCATTGTATAAGCTACTCGCAGAAGCCAATGAAATATCTAACATTCCCTTTATATCTAAAGTAGCTCGAAAAATTCTCGAATCCCCTAGTGAGGATACCTATACATCATTGCAACGCCTATACGATCACATCGTAATCTTAACAAGCGATGAAATAAAATTGCTACTGTCAAAAGTTATTACTAAATATGCCAGACAGCATGGAGTACCACAGTTTGTAGCTAATGGATTATTTCAACAATATATGATCGAAAGAGAAGATTTAAAAAGATTGGAAGAGTCATTAAGAGACGGAGAAGAAATACTGCATTATACAGACTTTCTATCTCGTGAAGATACAATAACTTATTATTATCGTATGGCGCTTCACGCTTATAATATTAAGCGATATGAAAAATGTATTAAGTTCGGTCAAAAAGGATTTATAGAAGATACATCATCAAATGAACTTAAAGAAAGGGTAGCTTTGGTAATGTGTCACTCATACATACATCTGAACGACCATGAATCTGCTGAAGAATGTGTTAATAATTTTGTAAAGATGGGTTATCAATTTGTTATAGATCATTCTAAACCAATCAGAGCAAATATATATTTAAAAAGAGAGGATTATAATTCAGCACTCCCTCTTCTGCGAGAATGTTTGGACGAAGCGACGGTGGATACCTATCTTCACAGATTGAACGATCTATTAGAAGTACTATCTTTATTAAATGATACAGATTCCATTTATCACATTCTCACATGTATAGAAGAAAAGAAAATATTCATTGATGTGAACACTCCATATAAATATCGTGAATTAGGCAGGTATCATAAATTAAAAGGAGAGTACGAAATTAAGACTAGAAAATTTGATGAAGGTATTACCACCCTATTGGCTAGTATTCTTAATTACGAAAAAATCAGTGCCTATGAAGAAATCAATCAATGTGTAGGTATTATTTTGAATTGTCAATCATTTAATCAGAAACATATTAATACGGATATTTTGGGTAATTTGGTATATATTTATAATAAGATTAATAAAGTAAATGTATAA